ATCTGCACGCACTGGGCGCTCAATCCACACCCGGCACTCATCCCGGCGATCGAGGCGGGTTTCGTCGAGTCGGTGCACAGCTTCGGCTCCGAGCTCGGCATGGAGCGCTACATCGAGGCGCGCCCGGACGTCTTCTTCACCGGTGCCGACGGCTCGATGCGCTCCAATCGCGCGTTCTGCCAGGCGGCGGGCCACTACGCGTGCGATCTTTTCATCGGTTCGACGCTGCAGATCGACCTGCACGGCAACAGCTCGACGGCCACCAAGGGCCGCATTGCCGGTTTCGGCGGGGCGCCGAACATGGGTGCCGACGCGCGCGGCCGGCGCCATGAAAGCGCCGCCTGGGTCAAGGCCGGAGAAGAGGCGCGGCAGGGCCGCGAGGCGATGCCGCGCGGGCGCAAGCTGGTGGTGCAGATGGTCGAGACCTTCCGCGAGCACATGGAGCCCGCGTTCGTCGAGCGTCTCGATGCCTGGGATCTGGCGGAGTCGATGGGTCTCGCGAACCCGCCGGTGATGATCTACGGCGACGACGTCACCCATGTCGTCACCGAGGAGGGCATCGCCAATCTGCTGTTGTGCCGCGATCTCGGCGAGCGCGAGCAGGCGATCCGCGGTGTCGCGGGCTATACCGAGGTCGGCCTTGCGCGCGATCGCGTCAAGGTCGAGGAACTGCGCCAGCGCGGCGTCATCCGGCGTGCCGGCGATCTCGGCATCGCGCGCCGGCAGGCGACCCGCGATCTCCTGGCAGCGCGTTCGGTGAAGGATCTCGTGCGGGCGTCGGGCGGGCTCTACAACCCGCCGAACCGGTTCCGCAACTGGTAAGGGACGAAGGAGAGAGGAAGATGGAACAGCTCGAATATGCGTTGCAGAGCGCAAGCCAGACGCGGGACCGCGAGCCGGTGCTGGTCGGCGTCGTCGGTTCCGGCAACTGCGAGGTGTTGGTCGAGGGCGGCGGCGAGGACAGCCGCTGCGACGTGACCGTGAATACATCGGCGCTCGGGTTCGCGCCGATCTGGGAGGCGGTGCTGCGCGACTTCGCGGCGCGCTGCCATGCCGGGCGGCTCAAGATCGAGATCAACGACGTCGGCGCCACGCCGGCGGTGGTCAGCCTGCGCCTGGATCAGGCGATCGAGGCGTGGGAGGAGGGCAACTGATGCACAGCTACTACGAGGCATCGGCGCGCGAGCGCCTGCTCGGCATCGTGGATGCCGATTCATTCCACGAGTTCGTGCCGCCACCCGCGCGCGTCACCAGCCCGCACCTGGCGCAGCTCGACCAGCCGGTCGCCTTCGACGACGGCGTGATCGTCGGAGCGGCCACGCTGGGCGGCCAGCCGGTGCTGGTGGCGGCACAGGAAGGCGCGTTTCTCGGCGGGGCGATCGGCGAGGTGCACGGTGCCAAGCTCATGGGTCTGATTGGCCGCGCCCGCGAAGAGAAGCCCGCCGCCGTGCTGTTTCTGTTCGACTCCGGCGGTGTGCGCCTGCACGAAGCCAACGCCGGCCTGATCGCGGTTTCCGAACTGCTGCGCGCGGTGCTGCGGGCGCGCCTGGACGGCGTCAAGTTCATCGGACTCATCGGCGGCTCTGGTGGTTGCTTCGGCGGCACCGGACTCATCGCCCGCTGCTGCGACGTCCTGGTGATGTCGGAGGAAGGGCGGCTTGCCATGTCGGGTCCGGAAGTGATCGAAACCGCGCGCGGTGTCGAGGAGTTCGACTCGCGCGACCGGGCGCTGGTGTGGCGCGTGACGGGTGGCAAGCACCGCTACCTGCTCGGTGAAGTCGACCGCCTGGTCGAGGACGATGTCCCGGATTTCCGCGCGGCGGCGATCGCGGCGCTCGATGCTCCTGGCGGATTGTCGCTCGCCGAGGTCGAGCGTGAGCACGAACGCCTGCAGCGACGCTGGGACCGCTTCGGAGAGGCCGACGATGCGCTGGAGATCTGGGGGGCGCTCGGCGTTGCCGAGCCGGAACGCATCTCGCTGCTTGCCGCCGCCGAATTCGTTGCGCTGGCCGATCCGCTGAGGAGGGCATCATGAACCGCAAGCAACTCCTGCAGGCCCTGTTCGGCGATACCTGGAAGGTCGAGCAGGAGCGGGGCAACTTCTTCGCGGGCACCGGCCGCGCCGGCGACGACCCGATCCAGGTGATCGGCACCGACGATGCAACCGAGGTCGGCGTCGACCTGGCGCTGGCGATGGCAGGTGCCGTGCTCGACACCGTGCGTGCACACCCGGGGCGCCCGATCCTCTTCCTCCTCGACACCCAGGGCCAGCGTCTGCGACGGCGCGACGAACTCCTCGGCCTGAACGGCTACATGGCGCATCTCGCCAAGTGCGTCGAGATCGCGCGCAGCCGCGGCCACCGCATTCTGAGCCTGGTGTACGGGCAGGCGGTCAGCGGCGGCTATCTCACCACGGGGATGATGGCCGATGCCTGCTACGCGCTCGCCGACGCCGAGATCAAGGTGATGAATCTGCCGGCCATGTCGCGCATCACCAAGATCCCGCTGGAGCGACTGGAAGCGCTGTCGCAGCAGTCGCCGGTGTTCTCCCCGGGTGTCGGCAACTACTACCGGATGGGTCATCTCACCGAGATCTGGCAGGGCGACCTCGCGGGACATCTGCGCAGTGCTCTGGCGGATGCGGGCACGAGCGCCGCGGCGGCAGGTGCCGATTCGCGCATGGCGCGCGGCCTGGAGCGCGGCGGGCGGACCCGCGCGTATCCCGTCGCCGAGCGGGTGCGAAGCGGTGGCTAGGGTGTCATCGCTCGCGCGGCACGATCTGGCGTGGCTCACGCCGGACGCA
This sequence is a window from Betaproteobacteria bacterium. Protein-coding genes within it:
- the mdcC gene encoding malonate decarboxylase acyl carrier protein, giving the protein MEQLEYALQSASQTRDREPVLVGVVGSGNCEVLVEGGGEDSRCDVTVNTSALGFAPIWEAVLRDFAARCHAGRLKIEINDVGATPAVVSLRLDQAIEAWEEGN
- a CDS encoding biotin-independent malonate decarboxylase subunit beta, which encodes MMHSYYEASARERLLGIVDADSFHEFVPPPARVTSPHLAQLDQPVAFDDGVIVGAATLGGQPVLVAAQEGAFLGGAIGEVHGAKLMGLIGRAREEKPAAVLFLFDSGGVRLHEANAGLIAVSELLRAVLRARLDGVKFIGLIGGSGGCFGGTGLIARCCDVLVMSEEGRLAMSGPEVIETARGVEEFDSRDRALVWRVTGGKHRYLLGEVDRLVEDDVPDFRAAAIAALDAPGGLSLAEVEREHERLQRRWDRFGEADDALEIWGALGVAEPERISLLAAAEFVALADPLRRAS
- the mdcE gene encoding biotin-independent malonate decarboxylase subunit gamma, translating into MNRKQLLQALFGDTWKVEQERGNFFAGTGRAGDDPIQVIGTDDATEVGVDLALAMAGAVLDTVRAHPGRPILFLLDTQGQRLRRRDELLGLNGYMAHLAKCVEIARSRGHRILSLVYGQAVSGGYLTTGMMADACYALADAEIKVMNLPAMSRITKIPLERLEALSQQSPVFSPGVGNYYRMGHLTEIWQGDLAGHLRSALADAGTSAAAAGADSRMARGLERGGRTRAYPVAERVRSGG